The following coding sequences are from one Triticum aestivum cultivar Chinese Spring chromosome 5A, IWGSC CS RefSeq v2.1, whole genome shotgun sequence window:
- the LOC123101883 gene encoding G-type lectin S-receptor-like serine/threonine-protein kinase B120, with translation MPMMHSLSVYAILLFLSWPFSSVPLCASDHLLVPGKPLSPGSVLVSEDEVFALGFFSPSSSNSTKKHYYVGIWYNDIPKCTVVWVSNRAAPITNLSSVNLAVTSSSDIVISDSNGRVLWRTNNNINIINSSLTTAISVVAMLENTGNFILRSLADGAILWQSFDQPTDTLLPGMNLRLSHNMHPLQQLVAWKGQQDPAPGVFSYGADPNNLLQSFIWNGSRPHRRSPVWINYLLRLYYMDMFKSTIYMALHHAGDEVYMSFGMPTGSFAVLVRMNIDYSGKVTVLSWESNMSVWRALYAEPEHECNTYSYCGPYGYCDNTEIIPVCKCLDGFEPRDDKGWIVGRFLQGCRRKEVRRCTHGDGFLTFSGMKVPDKFLHVPNKSFDECTEECKSNCSCVAYAYSSMSNMDIDGDDTRCLVWMGDLIDMENNAQGGENLYVRTYVLQGNLRKVKTIKMVLPFVSSLLIFVCVVFIWAYVNRDDTRKSLLNWPTRFKIITGVASGLLYLHQDSRLTMIHRDLKASNILLDAEMDPKISDFGTARIFSVNEKQGHTNRVVGTFGYMSPEYAMEGIISVKSDVYSFGVLLLEIVSGLKICTTSPSTHSHNLIDHACSLQRDGMLSNLVDPSIIEGCSPDEADEALRCIHIGLLSVQNNPNARPLMSWVVESLDNKAIKLPQLKEPIYFGYQIYGSDGLG, from the exons ATGCCAATGATGCATTCCCTCTCTGTTTATGCGATCCTTTTGTTTCTCTCTTGGCCATTCAGCTCGGTGCCTCTCTGTGCATCCGACCACCTACTTGTCCCTGGCAAGCCGCTCTCCCCTGGTAGTGTTCTTGTCTCGGAAGACGAAGTTTTCGCCCTCGGGTTCTTCTCCCCATCATCATCAAACTCCACCAAGAAGCACTACTACGTCGGAATATGGTACAACGACATTCCGAAGTGCACCGTGGTATGGGTCTCCAACCGGGCCGCTCCCATCACAAACCTTTCCTCTGTGAATCTTGCCGTAACCAGCAGCTCCGACATAGTGATATCTGATAGCAATGGCCGTGTCCTTTGGAGGACGAACAACAACATCAACATCATCAATTCATCATTGACTACCGCCATCTCGGTGGTAGCGATGCTGGAGAACACTGGAAACTTCATCCTCCGGTCGTTGGCCGACGGTGCCATACTGTGGCAAAGCTTCGACCAGCCTACCGACACCCTCCTGCCCGGCATGAATCTCAGGCTCAGCCACAACATGCATCCACTGCAGCAACTGGTTGCTTGGAAAGGCCAGCAAGACCCGGCACCTGGCGTGTTCTCCTACGGCGCAGACCCCAACAATCTCCTGCAAAGCTTCATCTGGAATGGCTCGAGGCCACACCGGCGAAGCCCGGTATGGATAAACTACCTCCTCCGTTTGTACTACATGGATATGTTCAAGTCTACCATCTACATGGCGTTGCatcacgccggcgacgaggtttaCATGTCGTTCGGCATGCCAACCGGCTCCTTCGCCGTGTTGGTTAGGATGAATATTGACTACTCAGGTAAGGTAACTGTCCTAAGCTGGGAAAGCAACATGTCGGTATGGAGAGCCCTGTACGCAGAGCCTGAACATGAGTGCAATACGTATAGCTACTGTGGTCCTTATGGTTACTGCGACAACACAGAAATCATCCCAGTGTGCAAGTGCTTGGATGGTTTCGAGCCGAGGGACGATAAAGGATGGATCGTCGGACGTTTCTTGCAGGGATGCCGCCGGAAGGAGGTGCGAAGGTGTACCCATGGAGACGGGTTCTTGACCTTTTCGGGCATGAAGGTCCCTGACAAGTTCCTCCATGTCCCGAACAAAAGCTTTGATGAGTGCACTGAGGAATGCAAAAGCAATTGCTCATGTGTGGCATATGCTTACTCCAGTATGAGCAACATGGATATCGACGGAGATGACACAAGGTGCCTGGTATGGATGGGGGATTTGATCGACATGGAGAACAACGCACAAGGAGGGGAGAACCTCTATGTTCGGACTTACGTATTACAAG GTAACCTGAGAAAGGTCAAAACTATAAAAATGGTATTACCATTTGTGTCAAGTTTGTTGATCTTCGTATGCGTGGTGTTTATTTGGGCCTATGTCAATAGAG ATGACACAAGGAAGTCACTACTCAACTGGCCCACAAGATTTAAGATAATCACAGGTGTAGCCAGTGGCCTTCTTTATCTCCACCAAGACTCCAGATTGACGATGATTCATAGAGATCTCAAGGCAAGCAACATATTGTTGGATGCTGAGATGGACCCCAAAATATCTGATTTTGGTACAGCTAGGATATTTAGTGTCAATGAAAAGCAAGGACACACCAATCGAGTCGTTGGAACATT TGGATACATGTCGCCCGAATATGCAATGGAAGGAATCATCTCCGTCAAGTCTGATGTGTACAGCTTTGGTGTATTACTCCTGGAAATAGTGAGTGGCTTGAAGATCTGCACTACAAGCCCAAGCACGCACTCTCATAACCTTATAGATCAT GCGTGCAGCTTACAGAGGGATGGGATGTTGTCGAATCTTGTCGACCCGTCTATCATCGAGGGTTGCTCTCCTGATGAAGCTGATGAAGCTCTACGGTGCATCCATATTGGACTGTTGTCGGTGCAGAACAACCCAAATGCTCGCCCCCTCATGTCTTGGGTGGTAGAAAGCCTGGATAACAAAGCCATAAAGCTCCCGCAGTTGAAAGAGCCCATATACTTTGGATACCAGATCTATGGAAGTGACGGACTAGGATAA